In Candidatus Poribacteria bacterium, the DNA window CTTTGTCAACAACTGAAATCCTCTGCGATATAAATCGCTACTGCGTAAGTCCTAAGAAAGTTATCGAATCCTTCAACTTACGTAAGCGCGCCAAAGACCTGCTGGAATGTGCAAAGCGAGCTGTCGAAATCTCGATCGAAAGAGACGAGCAAACTGCTATTGACTGGTTGGAATCTGTTTCACAGCACATCTCTTAAACTTTTGAACATAAGAACTTCTTCTGTTCTTCTGGCACTTGAGAACCCCTCCTCAATTTCCTGCCATACTTCAGGTGAAACACATCCAGCTGCTTTGCACGCGAAGATAAGTTCCATTGCCTCAATATACATGACATAGCAACCTAACTCCTCGTGTGAAATATTGAGCATGTCGTTGGTGATACCCAAAACCGAAAGCCATGTGTCGTGAATAGATTTCGTTGGTGGTTTAACAGATTCCCCTTCATCTGCTGCTGTGACGAATTCCCGTTGTGCCTTAAACCGCTGAACCATACATTGTAAATCCACACCATTGAAAATTTTCATTTGTTCCATACGCTCAACAACCGCTATTCGATTGTCCAATTCTCTGCTGAACTGATCTCCGAACTTAGAAAATCTAGGAGGATAGGAATTAGAATTCATATATCGGTAAATATCTTGATGTAGGTTTGTGTAGGGATCTTTTTCGATATCGGACTTCCAGCAGAGGTCAAGGTAAAGATCTCGGTATCGGTTGAGTCCCCGGTAGAGGTTTTGTGTGGGTGAGAAGTTTCGGTCGATACCTTGGTAGAGGTCTTGGTCGAGTTCTTGGTATAAATCTTGGCCCAGGTCAAGATAATGGTAGAATGCAAAGTCTTGGTCGCTACTCCGATCAAGTTCTAAGTCGTCATAGTCTGGGTCATCATAGTCTGGATCGTCATTGATAATATCGTCGATCTCTTCATAAATTTGGTTGAGCATCCATAGGGAAATGAATTGGCGGACGGCAAATAGTCGTCTGGTAATTTTGTTGTATTGATCATTTGGGCCATCTGTAATCTTTTCTGCCCATCGGAGCAGTCCTTCGAGTTCAGGGGTATCGATGTACTCAACGGCTTCCGCTTCCATTTCCAGAAGCAAACCGTCTGTTTTGCTCATCAGTCCAGCGGTGAATAAGAAGACTTCTCGCCACTGCCAATCATATAAATGCTTACTCACCAAATCCTCAATTAAAGGTTTGTCTCCTGCGATGCGATTCGCTGTTAAATACTCCTGAAATGTTAAATGGAGGAAAGAGTAGATACCATTAGCCCTTTCAACGAAAAGCCCTGGATCAACAAGAAGTGCGTCTAAGATCCCGGAAGCATCAAATTCTGAGGATGTATCTGTCCTCCGTTGGTAGAAGTTTTGAATCTGATCGATGAGTTCGTCCTCATTGAAAACAAGACGGTCTGCTTTAAAGTTCTCTGCTGCAATTTCAGAAAGTAGCTCCTTTACAGTCGGGATAGCCAAATACGGACTCATTGGTGGGTCTCTACGAACACCTTTCTCTGCTGTCCACTTTTTGAGAAAAATGTTAAGAATTTTTCTATACAGAATCGCTTCATTCGATGGAAATTCTTGTGAGTCTTCATAAACCTGGCACAACAGCGCGAGTGATAAAGGATTCTGTGCTAATTCTTTTATTGCTCGATGCTCTGAGGCATTCAATGCTTGCCAACACTGTTGGGCAGTTTTCATCTTTCGATTGGACGCTGATGCAAACCAATTGTTGATGTAAGTCTGAATCTGCGAATCATCAAGATCTGCCATCTCCACGTCAGTAAAACGTGTAAACCCGCTCGTATATGCCGCTATACGGCAAGAGGCAATAAAACGATTTTGGCTATATCGATCGACGAAATCTCCAATTTTACTAATGACGTTGTTAACCTTTGGCTTTGGCACCTCGTCAAGACCATCAAAAAGTCAGGACTTACGCAAATGGATCAAATATCGGACATTTGGACACAAAAAAGCAGCATTTATCATCTTTTTAACCCCCTAAATCCCCCTTATCAGGGGGACTTTAAGAAGTAGTGCGTAAGTCCTAAAAGTATTAGCAGCTCACCCGCTTCCAACTTAGCGTTCGCTATCCGCTCAGGACAGGGATAGCCACATACCTTAAACTCCTCGGTAATCCATGCCTCAATATCAATCGAATCCTCGGTGAATCTCTTCAGTTCAAGAAAAACGGGAATGCATTGATGTTCAAAGTTTCCATCCTCTCCTTTCAGCGCCTCAAGTCCAACCTTGCGGAGAAAGGTCGATTTCCCGACACCGGGACCTCCGAGCACCATCAGATACTGCTCGTTAGTGGCAACCCTCATCGCGCCTTGGCGTTTATCTGAAGTTGAAGTGAAATACTCTCTACCTTTCTGTAGAAATACCTTTCCAACATCTTCGGTAGAGTTATGCTTTGTTGCTTTCCTTTTAGCTAGGAACTGAACGGTTACATAAACGTCGTCAAGCGATCTCTGTACTTCCATTCCAACGCAAAAGACTTGGAGCTGACCGTGACGTTTCTTATAGGGGGTATTGTAGTCGTGAGAGGCGTTCTTTGAGTTTTGATGTCTGTTCTTAACGCGCTCCAAGACCTCTTTTGAAAATACTGAAAGCACCTTTGTTAAAATCCATATTACAATCTTACTCATTGCTTACATCCTTGTTCTAACCAGGGTCAATGTAAGTCGAACGAAAATCTATGAGAAATCACAACTGATCCGACAAGTTCCACTCTTACGAATTATACCACATCCGGTAAGGCAAATACTAATCCAGATTGACAAGAGATAAAATGGCATTTTGGGGTGTGTAAATATTTTGGCAGTCGGTTTTCAGAAAGAGGGTTTTTAGGTTTGTGAGAATGTGTAAATATTTTGCCGATAGTTTTCTGGATTTCGGTTTTTCGCGGATTGGGAAATACTTTGCACAGAAAACTAACAGTCTATGCTACATGCAATACTTTGCACAGGCTAACAGCCTATGCTACAGTTTCACAGAGGACAGATGCTTAGCGGGTGTATCTTCAATCACCAGACGACTCTCAAGCGCGTTCAACAGAGAGCTAAACGTACCTAATAATTGTGTAGCATCCTCATTAGAGAGCATATTTGAAAGCGTTTCGGTATCAATGCCAATTCGTTTGGAAAGTTCGGAAACCCCACCTTGCGATTCTATAAAGATCCGAAGTTCCTTCAGGAAAAAAGACAAATCACCGTCAGCACGGTATTCCTCCAATGTCAATTGGAGATAGTCAATTGCTGCCTCCCGATCATTAGCAAGTCTTTTAATTTGATACTCGCGCCAGTTCCCCATTTCTCTCATCGGCGTGTCTCCTTCGTTCCATACCCACTATACCATGATAGATAGATCGTTTGTTGATTGATAATTATACTTCATTTTCTATTGGAAACGCAAGGTCTATTTGCAATTTCGGAATTGCACAGATAATTGTAGTTGACATGCTTACGCTTTTCCTATAAAATATATCCTATACAACTTACAGATGCGTTTTGACAACTGCCGATTGATTTGGAGAGGAGATCATAACATAAAATGGCTAATAACGTTTTTCCACCAGCAGAAACTGCCTATCCCATAGAGAATGCGCACGTCAACAGTTTAGAGACCTATCACGCACAATACGCCGAATCTATTCAATATCCGGAGGCATTTTGGGCAACGGTCGCGGAACGATTGACGTGGTATCAGAAATGGAATACGGTCCGCGATTACGATTTTATCAATGCTGAGATTAAATGGTTCGAAGGCGGCACACTGAACGCTTGCTATAATTGCCTCGACCGACATATAGAAGCCGGGCACGGGGATGCAACCGCCATTATCTGGGAAGGGAACGCTCCATCTGAGGATAAAACCTTCAGCTACAGTGAACTCCTTGCTGAGGTCAAAAAGTTTGCCAATGTCTTGAAAGCACAAGGTATTGAAAAAGGCGATCGCGTCTGTATCTATTTGCAGATGGTGCCGGAGTTGGCAATCGCGATGTTAGCGTGTGCAAGGATTGGTGCTGTGCATTCTATCGTCTTCGGCGCATTTTCAGCGGAATCCCTCCGAGACAGGATTAACGACTCGGAATGTAAACTGTTGATTACGCAGGACACCGCAATGCGGGGCCCCCGTAGCGATATACCGATGAAGGCAAACGCAGATGCCGCGGTGGCAGAATGTCCCTCTATTGAAAAAGTTGTCGTCGTGGAGCGCACTGGAGATGCCGTCGATTTTGATGTTTCGCGAGATATTTGGTGGCATGAAGCGATGGCGAACGCCGATACAGACTGCGAACCCGCAGTTATGAATGCGGAAGACCCGCTTTTTATCCTGTACACCTCCGGCTCGACGGGTCAACCGAAAGGCGTTCTGCATACAACGGGCGGTTATCTTGTCTATACCTCCTACACCCACCAGCAGGTTTTTGACTACCACGAAGGCGATGTCTACTGGTGCACAGCCGATATAGGCTGGATTACCGGGCATTCTTACATTATTTACGGTCCACTCGCCAATCGTGCGGTCAGTGTCATGTTTGAAGGGGTGCCAAACTATCCCGACTTCGGACGCTTTTGGCAGGTCGTTGAGAAGCATAACATTAATATCTTCTACACTGCCCCGACAGCACTGCGGGCGCTGATGAAAGAAGGCGATACATGGGTCGAAAAATATGACAGATCCACGCTCAGACTCCTCGGCACAGTCGGCGAACCGATCAAAGAACCGGAGTGGCTGTGGTATTACAATATCGTCGGTGAAGAGCGGTGCCCCATCGTGGATACATGGTGGCAAACCGAAACGGGTGGGATTTTGATGACCCCGCTGCCTGCCGCAACACCGTTGAAACCCGGCTCGGCGACCTTCCCATTCTTTGCAATTGAACCCGTGATACTTGATGAAGAGGGTAACGAAGTAGAAGGGAACCCAGCAACCGGCTATTTGTGCATTAAAACGGCGTGGCCCGGTATCATGCGAACCGTCTACGGCGACCATGAACGGTTTTTGGACACCTATTTCCGCAGGTTCCCCGGCTACTATATGACAGGCGATGGGGTCCTACGCGATGA includes these proteins:
- the acs gene encoding acetate--CoA ligase; the protein is MANNVFPPAETAYPIENAHVNSLETYHAQYAESIQYPEAFWATVAERLTWYQKWNTVRDYDFINAEIKWFEGGTLNACYNCLDRHIEAGHGDATAIIWEGNAPSEDKTFSYSELLAEVKKFANVLKAQGIEKGDRVCIYLQMVPELAIAMLACARIGAVHSIVFGAFSAESLRDRINDSECKLLITQDTAMRGPRSDIPMKANADAAVAECPSIEKVVVVERTGDAVDFDVSRDIWWHEAMANADTDCEPAVMNAEDPLFILYTSGSTGQPKGVLHTTGGYLVYTSYTHQQVFDYHEGDVYWCTADIGWITGHSYIIYGPLANRAVSVMFEGVPNYPDFGRFWQVVEKHNINIFYTAPTALRALMKEGDTWVEKYDRSTLRLLGTVGEPIKEPEWLWYYNIVGEERCPIVDTWWQTETGGILMTPLPAATPLKPGSATFPFFAIEPVILDEEGNEVEGNPATGYLCIKTAWPGIMRTVYGDHERFLDTYFRRFPGYYMTGDGVLRDEDGYYWITGRVDDVLNVSGHRLGTAEVEGAIGQHEAVAEAAVVGYPHDIKGQGIYAYVTLMTGESESDAVETGIKQAVRQQIGPIATPDKIQFTPALPKTRSGKIMRRILRKIAEGDISDLGDTSTLADPTVVDDLVEGRR